A single window of Acidimicrobiales bacterium DNA harbors:
- a CDS encoding MazG family protein, with amino-acid sequence MDGSASAGPRVVVCGLGPATSDLVTAATTAAIARIPRRFLRTARHPSAGVVGEATTFDGLYETAESFDEVYDGIVAALVAAATEHGEVLYAVPGSPVVAESSVERLRADGRVSVEVLPALSFLDLAWERLGVDPLDAGVRLVDGHRFGVEAAGERGPLLVAQCDHRDVLSEVKLALAEVFEGKRPEWGRFPSKSESVVTVLQRLGLPDERVATVAWPDLDREVDPDHLTSLYIPRLAAPVAGEVAAFAEVVHRLRQDCPWDREQDHHSLRRHLLEESYEVLEAIDHLDAESGEGFDELEEELGDLLFQVVFHATIAAEEGRFTLADVARGINEKLVHRHPHVFGDVEASSAEDVLATWEQNKMVEKGRESVMDGIPATLPALLYALKVQKRAASEGVDWRELADPGDGDDLGNRLLTLVDEARDADVDPESALRIAAEHLRDRYRARSTGPGG; translated from the coding sequence GTGGACGGCTCGGCCTCGGCGGGGCCCCGGGTCGTCGTCTGCGGGCTGGGGCCGGCGACGTCCGACCTGGTCACGGCGGCGACGACGGCCGCCATCGCCCGCATCCCTCGGCGCTTCCTGCGCACGGCCCGGCACCCGTCGGCCGGGGTCGTGGGTGAGGCGACCACGTTCGACGGGCTCTACGAGACGGCCGAGTCGTTCGACGAGGTGTACGACGGCATCGTCGCGGCCCTGGTGGCGGCGGCGACCGAGCACGGCGAGGTGCTCTACGCGGTGCCGGGCTCGCCGGTGGTCGCCGAGTCGTCGGTGGAGCGGCTGCGGGCCGACGGCCGGGTGTCGGTCGAGGTGCTGCCGGCGCTGTCGTTCCTCGACCTGGCCTGGGAGCGCCTGGGTGTCGACCCGCTCGACGCCGGCGTGCGCCTGGTCGACGGCCACCGCTTCGGGGTCGAGGCGGCGGGGGAGCGGGGGCCGCTCCTGGTCGCCCAGTGCGACCACCGCGACGTGCTGTCGGAGGTGAAGCTCGCCCTCGCCGAGGTCTTTGAAGGGAAACGACCCGAATGGGGTCGTTTCCCTTCAAAGAGCGAGTCGGTCGTCACGGTCCTCCAGCGCCTGGGGCTACCCGACGAGCGCGTCGCCACCGTCGCCTGGCCCGACCTCGACCGCGAGGTCGACCCCGACCACCTCACGTCGCTGTACATCCCCCGCCTGGCCGCGCCGGTCGCCGGCGAGGTGGCCGCCTTCGCCGAGGTCGTCCACCGCCTCCGCCAGGACTGCCCCTGGGACCGCGAGCAGGATCACCACAGCCTGCGCCGTCACCTGCTGGAGGAGTCCTACGAGGTGCTCGAGGCCATCGACCACCTCGACGCGGAGTCGGGCGAGGGCTTCGACGAGCTGGAGGAGGAGCTGGGCGACCTGCTCTTCCAGGTGGTGTTCCACGCCACCATCGCCGCCGAGGAGGGCCGCTTCACCCTCGCCGACGTCGCCCGGGGCATCAACGAGAAGCTGGTCCACCGGCACCCCCACGTGTTCGGCGACGTCGAGGCGTCGTCGGCCGAGGACGTCCTGGCCACCTGGGAGCAGAACAAGATGGTGGAGAAGGGCCGGGAGAGCGTGATGGACGGGATCCCCGCCACGCTGCCGGCGCTCCTCTACGCCCTGAAGGTGCAGAAGCGGGCGGCGTCCGAGGGTGTCGACTGGCGGGAGCTCGCCGATCCCGGCGACGGCGA